The Helianthus annuus cultivar XRQ/B chromosome 16, HanXRQr2.0-SUNRISE, whole genome shotgun sequence genome includes a window with the following:
- the LOC110917610 gene encoding uncharacterized protein LOC110917610, with protein sequence MAFKHTHLFLTLLVIASTFAMGLSNRDFEKSSKNWNFWFNYTNWPPRHPNPTPSSRKIIVGGSDNWRFGFNYTEWAMKSSPFFFNDTLVFKFDPPSENNQHPHSVYLLPNLWSFLTCDLRWAKQVAKTTDGRGEGFEFVLNKWRPYYFACGESNGFHCRSGMKFFAMPLFPWY encoded by the exons ATGGCTTTTAAACACACACATCTATTCCTTACACTACTAGTGATTGCTTCTACGTTTGCTATGGGATTGAGCAATAGGGACTTCGAAAAGAGTTCTAAAAACTGGAACTTCTGGTTTAATTATACAAATTGGCCACCAAGACATCCGAATCCTACTCCAAGTTCGAGAAAGATCATTGTTGGAGGTTCTGATAATTGGCGTTTTGGCTTTAACTACACCGAATGGGCAATGAAGAGTTCCCCATTCTTCTTTAATGATACTCTAG TGTTCAAGTTTGATCCACCAAGTGAAAACAATCAGCATCCACACAGTGTCTATTTGCTACCAAATCTTTGGAGCTTTTTAACATGTGATCTGAGATGGGCTAAACAAGTGGCAAAAACAACAGACGGTCGAGGGGAGGGATTCGAGTTCGTGCTTAACAAGTGGAGGCCGTACTACTTTGCTTGTGGGGAAAGCAATGGCTTCCACTGTCGGTCTGGGATGAAATTTTTCGCAATGCCGTTGTTTCCTTGGTACTAA